One genomic region from Cataglyphis hispanica isolate Lineage 1 chromosome 11, ULB_Chis1_1.0, whole genome shotgun sequence encodes:
- the LOC126852830 gene encoding zinc finger CCCH domain-containing protein 10-like — translation MKKLKKKLDNGTAGHQQQATGMAGGLNVNATDTSDLANRICRDFLRNVCHRGKRCKYLHERSDDDPVEEYTFCHDYQNGMCNWPGCKFLHCTESEEKRFRATGELPPHVLNRSKIGNNDKSDYPLCKDFLKGSCQRANCKFRHWKKEEPQHNLMSPPHHNASRPQHNFNGTSNGGGAGGENRRYEEDRNFHWQMEDQHNNLVANNGGYNTHPADYIGPPEPKRRIVSGETVVHFDASTIVGQQHATQPAVTPSYYYPVIPRNEARAIVLEDENALLRKKIEELKKQVSDLTATNEFLLDQNAQLRMSGKRTANVTAVTVPAVTITNTVPPSQAPTPQQMVNAAVAAGTLRTVTASVATVPVSIATVAPVSIAAVSMAPVSIPPPIVTMAQQTISMSGSGPPQATNQQPPNTQQPASLPLSISGATAPLVSYPIMSQELRPVLQ, via the exons ATGAAAAAACTGAAGAAAAAGTTGGACAACGGGACGGCGGGGCATCAGCAGCAGGCGACCGGGATGGCGGGTGGATTGAACGTGAACGCGACAGACACCTCCGACCTTGCGAATCGCATCTGCAGGGACTTTCTGAGAAATGTGTGCCATCGCGGGAAGCGTTGCAAGTACCTACACGAGCGTTCCGACGACGATCCGGTGGAGGAATACACCTTCTGCCATGATTATCAGAACGGCATGTGCAATTGGCCGGGCTGCAAATTTCTTCATTGCACGGAAAGCGAGGAGAAGCGTTTCCGGGCGACCGGCGAGTTACCGCCCCACGTTCTCAACAGATCCAAAATCGGTAATAACGACAAGTCGGATTATCCGTTGTGCAAGGATTTTCTCAAGGGCAGTTGCCAGAGAGCCAACTGTAAATTCAGACATTGGAAGAAGGAGGAGCCGCAGCACAATCTAATGTCGCCGCCGCATCACAACGCGTCCAGACCGCAGCACAATTTCAACGGCACGAGCAACGGCGGTGGTGCCGGTGGCGAGAATCGCAGATACGAGGAGGACAGAAA TTTTCACTGGCAAATGGAAGATCAGCATAACAATTTGGTTGCCAATAATGGCGGTTACAACACACATCCGGCCGATTACATCGGACCGCCGGAACCAAAGAGACGGATAGTCTCGGGTGAGACAGTCGTCCATTTCGACGCTTCTACGATCGTGGGCCAGCAGCACGCCACTCAACCGGCAGTTACGCCGAGTTACTATTATCCTGTGATACCGCGCAACGAGGCACGGGCTATCGTACTTGAAGATGAAAATGCATTGttgaggaaaaaaattgagGAATTGAAGAAACAg GTTAGCGATTTGACGGCGACGAATGAATTTCTGTTGGATCAAAATGCTCAATTAAGGATGTCGGGCAAACGAACCGCAAATGTAACGGCTGTAACGGTGCCGGCGGTCACAATTACAAATACAGTTCCGCCGTCACAAGCTCCAACGCCTCAACAGATGGTCAACGCGGCCGTGGCCGCGGGCACTCTTCGGACAGTCACCGCCAGCGTAGCCACCGTTCCTGTGAGCATCGCAACTGTAGCGCCCGTCTCGATTGCGGCAGTCTCTATGGCTCCAGTTTCGATACCTCCACCGATAGTCACCATGGCGCAACAGACCATCTCGATGAGCGGCTCCGGACCTCCCCAAGCTACCAATCAGCAACCACCCAACACACAGCAGCCCGCAAGCCTACCTTTGTCGATATCCGGCGCGACCGCACCTCTCGTTTCTTATCCCATTATGTCTCAAGAACTTAGGCCTGTCTTGCAGTAA